The following coding sequences lie in one Streptomyces venezuelae genomic window:
- a CDS encoding PAS domain-containing protein, producing MSQMEAFGEELADFLRRVAELKSARSVPAGDLGTVLDAALFELDHVAAQLWPTYERLAVNGQWDDATADRDEQRLLRSLFQRMPLPVALVDRETVVRRMNFAATGLTGVRAGYATGRPLTGFLMHADRVAFRTQTAAVARGEGDRSLNVHLQQSPGTPVRATLTALRPGAEPRTAVLVVLQPTKDHAQHRPSVQGPAPDLGEATRHAAQLDLLDAMTTALLAVPAGDGAAVLDAAAGVLHGRFADWVIADAGAARLRRTTVLGPPDAPAAPDVLAQDPAACPLVVEAARGGAASLQVRPEDPDAFGRDASGAHVLVRAEVTSLLCVPLTARTHGPVEGVLTLFRSGARLAFSMAEARTVDVMSRHIALAMRRSVRPRPS from the coding sequence ATGTCCCAGATGGAGGCTTTCGGTGAAGAGCTCGCGGATTTCCTGCGTCGTGTCGCCGAGTTGAAGTCGGCCCGTTCCGTCCCGGCCGGGGACCTCGGCACCGTCCTGGACGCCGCACTCTTCGAACTGGACCATGTGGCGGCCCAGTTGTGGCCGACGTACGAGCGTCTTGCCGTCAACGGGCAGTGGGACGACGCCACGGCGGACCGTGACGAGCAGCGGCTGCTGCGGTCCCTGTTCCAGCGGATGCCGCTGCCGGTGGCGCTGGTCGACAGGGAGACCGTGGTGCGGCGCATGAACTTCGCCGCGACGGGTCTGACCGGTGTCCGCGCGGGCTATGCGACGGGCCGCCCGCTGACCGGGTTCCTGATGCACGCCGACCGGGTGGCGTTCCGTACGCAGACCGCGGCGGTCGCCCGCGGCGAGGGCGACCGGAGTCTCAACGTGCACCTGCAGCAGAGCCCCGGCACCCCGGTCCGCGCGACCCTCACCGCGCTGCGCCCCGGCGCGGAGCCGCGCACCGCGGTCCTCGTCGTGCTGCAGCCCACGAAGGACCACGCGCAGCACCGGCCGAGCGTCCAGGGGCCGGCCCCCGACCTCGGTGAGGCGACCCGGCACGCGGCCCAGCTCGATCTGCTGGACGCCATGACGACGGCGCTGCTCGCCGTGCCCGCGGGGGACGGCGCGGCTGTCCTCGATGCGGCCGCCGGGGTGTTGCACGGGCGGTTCGCGGACTGGGTGATCGCCGACGCGGGAGCCGCCAGGCTGCGGCGCACCACGGTCCTGGGACCACCGGACGCACCGGCTGCCCCCGACGTCCTCGCGCAGGACCCCGCCGCGTGCCCCCTCGTGGTGGAGGCGGCACGCGGCGGGGCGGCGTCGCTTCAGGTGCGCCCGGAGGACCCGGACGCGTTCGGCAGGGACGCGTCCGGCGCGCACGTGCTCGTACGCGCCGAGGTCACGTCCCTGCTGTGTGTGCCGCTGACCGCCCGCACGCACGGCCCGGTGGAGGGCGTCCTCACGCTCTTCCGGAGCGGCGCGCGGCTCGCCTTCTCGATGGCCGAGGCG
- a CDS encoding ANTAR domain-containing response regulator gives MPDPDLLRPQSSLPGRRLSELAEQAVRCTPACCGASTTVSDGGDEQPIAVTHPDLAGLVSVQLRSGEGPIPAAEERGTPVDAEDLLRDERWPEYRAMALDAGVRSCVTLPFQRGGLTVTLTLFGFRPGALDDPGHGPARALGDLATTSFVRDRHYRAALTELDQLGTAMRTRPVVDQASGIVMHVLGCDADTAFGVLRRISQATNRKLADVAAALVETKGRGLERELVSLAR, from the coding sequence ATGCCCGACCCGGACCTGCTTCGACCCCAGTCATCTCTGCCCGGCCGCAGGCTGTCCGAACTCGCCGAGCAGGCCGTGCGCTGCACCCCCGCCTGCTGCGGCGCGAGCACGACGGTGTCCGACGGCGGCGACGAACAGCCCATAGCCGTCACCCACCCCGACCTCGCCGGGCTCGTCTCCGTGCAACTGCGCTCCGGCGAAGGACCCATCCCCGCCGCCGAGGAGCGGGGCACGCCCGTCGACGCGGAGGACCTGCTGCGGGACGAGCGGTGGCCCGAGTACCGTGCGATGGCCCTCGACGCGGGCGTACGGTCCTGCGTCACGCTGCCCTTCCAGCGCGGCGGGCTCACCGTCACCCTGACCCTGTTCGGCTTCCGCCCCGGAGCGCTCGACGACCCCGGTCACGGGCCCGCCCGGGCGCTCGGGGACCTCGCCACGACGAGCTTCGTGCGCGACCGGCACTACCGCGCCGCGCTGACCGAGCTGGACCAGCTCGGCACGGCCATGCGGACCCGGCCGGTCGTGGACCAGGCGTCCGGCATCGTCATGCACGTCCTGGGCTGCGACGCGGACACCGCCTTCGGGGTGCTGCGCCGGATATCGCAGGCCACCAACCGCAAGCTCGCGGACGTCGCCGCGGCGCTCGTCGAGACGAAGGGCCGCGGCCTGGAACGCGAACTGGTATCGCTGGCCCGCTGA
- a CDS encoding aminotransferase class I/II-fold pyridoxal phosphate-dependent enzyme translates to MRRTETEGRGPVRYGPPQPEPGLPVLPELAAAAAAAAGRSPAEPAGGGPALLDAASGYWARRGLPVERHQVVAAPGAPPLLLALTAALGGDVLLPRPCAAWWAPQARLLGRDVYHVPTPAECGGVPDPYALLETVRRVREEGGRPRLLVLSVADDPTATVPPPEVLHETVEAAAGEGLHVVSDETWRDTLHHPRDTVVIGPAEMDHERVTVLCDLAGPFLPPALPAAVARFPATPAGSALRARTLDVLTALGATLAAPAVAAASYALGEPDPIVERLAAAVRLHARVADAAQHALLAAGALVRPPQAGRHLYADLGPLRSALAARDVGDAQDLEEYLEARLGMPAPGGHRFGDDFDKLRVRLSTGPLLGATPAEQQESLMAPDPLRLPHVNRALTAFGAAFDDLRAAVARRPEQMERTERAEPPH, encoded by the coding sequence ATGCGGCGCACGGAGACGGAGGGCCGCGGACCCGTCCGGTACGGGCCGCCCCAGCCGGAGCCGGGCCTCCCGGTCCTGCCCGAACTGGCGGCCGCCGCCGCGGCGGCGGCGGGCCGTTCCCCGGCCGAGCCCGCGGGTGGCGGCCCCGCGCTCCTCGACGCCGCGAGCGGCTACTGGGCCCGGCGCGGCCTGCCCGTGGAGCGCCACCAGGTCGTCGCCGCCCCCGGCGCCCCGCCCCTCCTGCTCGCCCTCACCGCGGCCCTCGGCGGCGACGTCCTGCTGCCGCGGCCCTGCGCCGCCTGGTGGGCGCCCCAGGCGCGGCTGCTCGGCCGCGACGTCTACCACGTGCCGACACCCGCCGAGTGCGGCGGCGTCCCCGACCCGTACGCCCTCCTGGAGACCGTCCGCAGGGTCCGCGAAGAGGGCGGAAGACCCCGGCTCCTCGTGCTCTCCGTCGCAGACGACCCGACCGCCACCGTGCCGCCGCCCGAAGTGCTCCACGAGACGGTGGAGGCCGCCGCCGGCGAAGGCCTGCACGTCGTCAGCGACGAGACGTGGCGCGACACCCTGCACCACCCCCGCGACACCGTCGTGATCGGCCCCGCCGAGATGGACCACGAGCGGGTGACCGTCCTGTGCGACCTCGCGGGGCCCTTCCTGCCCCCGGCGCTGCCCGCCGCCGTCGCCCGCTTCCCCGCGACTCCGGCGGGATCCGCCCTGCGCGCCCGCACCCTCGACGTCCTCACCGCGCTCGGCGCGACCCTCGCCGCACCCGCCGTCGCGGCGGCGTCGTACGCACTCGGCGAACCGGACCCGATCGTCGAACGGCTCGCCGCCGCCGTACGGCTGCACGCGCGCGTGGCCGACGCCGCGCAGCACGCGCTGCTCGCCGCGGGCGCCCTCGTCCGGCCCCCGCAGGCGGGCCGCCACCTCTACGCCGACCTGGGCCCCCTGCGCTCGGCGCTCGCCGCGCGGGACGTCGGTGACGCACAGGACCTGGAGGAGTACCTCGAAGCCCGCCTCGGCATGCCCGCACCGGGCGGCCACCGCTTCGGCGACGACTTCGACAAGCTGCGCGTACGCCTGTCCACGGGCCCCCTCCTCGGCGCGACCCCGGCGGAACAACAGGAGTCGCTCATGGCGCCCGACCCGCTGCGACTGCCGCACGTGAACCGTGCGCTGACCGCGTTCGGCGCGGCCTTCGACGACCTGCGCGCGGCCGTCGCGCGGCGGCCGGAACAGATGGAACGGACGGAACGGGCGGAACCGCCTCACTGA